The following coding sequences are from one Mycolicibacterium aichiense window:
- a CDS encoding YchJ family protein, whose amino-acid sequence MRSTDLCPCGSGAPFGRCCLPLHRGESKAGTAQQLMRSRYSAYAVGDLDYVWQTWHPRTRPDALPPADGLTWTGLEIVDTADGQPGDESGEVEFRARYRQGPRPGVLHERSRFAVRARRWFYLDGDILD is encoded by the coding sequence ATGCGCTCGACCGATCTCTGCCCGTGCGGGTCCGGCGCACCGTTCGGCCGCTGCTGTCTGCCGCTGCACCGGGGCGAGAGCAAGGCCGGCACCGCGCAGCAGCTGATGCGGTCCCGATACAGCGCCTACGCCGTCGGCGACCTCGACTACGTGTGGCAGACCTGGCATCCGCGCACCCGGCCCGACGCGCTCCCTCCGGCCGACGGGCTGACCTGGACCGGGCTGGAGATCGTCGACACCGCCGACGGGCAGCCCGGTGACGAATCCGGTGAGGTCGAATTCCGGGCGCGGTACCGGCAAGGCCCCCGACCTGGGGTGTTGCACGAGCGGTCGCGCTTCGCCGTGCGGGCCCGTCGCTGGTTCTACCTCGATGGGGACATTCTCGACTGA
- a CDS encoding cyclopropane mycolic acid synthase family methyltransferase — protein sequence MPDNESTSTMRPHFEDIQAHYDLSDDFFGLFQDPTRTYSCAYFEPADLSLEEAQIAKIDLNLDKLDLKPGMTLLDIGCGWGATMKRAMEKYDVNVIGLTLSKNQHAHTTELLGAVDSGRTHDVQLHGWEEFTEPVDRIVSIEAFEHFGFERYDHFFKNCFNILPDDGRMTIQSTTSYHPYEMAERGTPITFEGLRFVKFILTEIFPGGRIPTATMMQERGEAAGFTVPEVLSLRPHYIKTLGIWGDALEANRDKAIEIQSEEVYDRYMKYLRGCQGMFTKEYCDVNLVTYHKPAA from the coding sequence ATGCCCGACAACGAATCCACTTCGACGATGCGGCCTCATTTCGAGGACATCCAAGCTCACTACGATCTGTCCGACGACTTCTTCGGCCTGTTTCAGGACCCGACCCGAACGTACAGCTGCGCCTATTTCGAACCCGCCGACCTCTCGTTGGAAGAAGCCCAGATCGCCAAGATCGATCTGAACCTGGACAAGCTCGATCTGAAGCCGGGGATGACGCTGCTGGACATCGGCTGTGGGTGGGGCGCCACGATGAAACGCGCGATGGAGAAATACGACGTCAACGTCATCGGCCTCACGCTGTCGAAAAACCAGCATGCGCACACCACAGAGCTGCTCGGCGCGGTCGATTCCGGGCGGACCCACGACGTTCAACTGCATGGCTGGGAAGAGTTCACCGAGCCCGTGGACCGGATCGTGTCGATTGAGGCATTCGAACATTTCGGCTTCGAGCGCTACGACCACTTCTTCAAGAACTGCTTCAACATCCTGCCCGACGACGGGCGAATGACCATCCAGAGCACCACCAGCTACCACCCCTACGAGATGGCCGAGCGCGGCACGCCCATCACGTTCGAGGGTCTGCGGTTCGTCAAGTTCATCCTCACCGAGATCTTTCCCGGCGGTCGCATCCCGACGGCCACCATGATGCAGGAACGCGGCGAGGCAGCCGGATTCACCGTCCCGGAGGTGCTGTCGTTGCGACCGCACTACATCAAGACCCTCGGCATCTGGGGGGATGCTCTAGAAGCCAACCGCGACAAGGCAATCGAGATCCAATCCGAAGAGGTCTACGACCGCTACATGAAGTACCTCCGCGGCTGCCAGGGCATGTTCACCAAGGAGTACTGCGACGTCAACCTCGTCACCTATCACAAGCCCGCGGCCTGA